The Streptomyces kanamyceticus genome window below encodes:
- a CDS encoding ferredoxin has product MGDRWHVEVDRSVCIGSGMCVGTAPDGFTLDSARQSHPTHPDTDANEKVLEAAEGCPVEAITITLADSGEVVFPPED; this is encoded by the coding sequence ATGGGCGACCGCTGGCACGTCGAGGTCGACCGGTCGGTCTGCATCGGGTCGGGGATGTGCGTGGGCACCGCGCCCGACGGCTTCACCCTCGACTCCGCCCGTCAGTCGCACCCCACCCACCCCGACACCGACGCCAACGAAAAGGTCCTGGAGGCCGCGGAGGGCTGCCCGGTCGAGGCGATCACGATCACGCTCGCGGACAGCGGGGAGGTCGTCTTCCCACCTGAGGACTAG
- the lanKC gene encoding class III lanthionine synthetase LanKC produces MDKRYEVYCLADRFFYETPDRLSSTGTRSGAREFPAAQRPVPEGWRSARSGDWLSFVPLDDEGTPLPTPQQGWKIHVSATLENADRIAALVWDHCVPRSVPFKFVPAKHLLHLRNSKYAGRDMSGKFATVYPADETQLHELLDELGKLLEGFEGPYILTDLRWEQGPLYVRYGAFTRRMCDDGKGTLVPAVEDGEGQLVPDDRGPAFKVPAWVTLPDFLEPALAARNTTTVGDLPYRIEKALHFSNGGGVYAGTDTRDGSKVVLKEGRPHAGLASDGADAVARLERERDALEKLSGLGVAPEVRDWFLLGEHRFLVMDFLEGSTLNSFFAHRHPLCTSEPDAADISEYTAWALRMHRAVEEAVAAVHERGVVFNDLHLFNIMVAPDEQSVSLLDFEAAAAVGDQGRQIVAHPGFLAPPDRTGVDVDRYALACLRLALFLPITTLLSIDRGKAAHFAQVIATEFPDVPAEFLAEAVAEIDRGAPGGDAGAVGDERAPVREAGDTEALENGLPEGGGTGAARPAARAAAPLVDPADWPYSRDSMVKAILASATPERDDRLFPGDISQFAEGGGLGLAHGAAGVLLALAESGAERYEEGERWLLKHSEPAPAGTPLGLHDGLAGIAHVLDRLGHRERALDLTELILQERWQRLPSDLYGGLAGLGLALDSLAQSTGERTLGQYALRAAELLGERLTAEEPPNGGRRRAGLLRGATGPALLFLRLYERGGDPALLDLAARALRADLDQCVTQPRDGSLAVNEGWRTMPYLGEGSVGIGMVIDDYLTHRDDERFEAARPGILAAANSRFCVQPGLFQGRAGLLLHVNRSTTPGITPEDVAAQIEELGWFAMSYAGQLAFPGHQMLRLSMDLNTGTAGCLLALATALGDTGAHVPFLPPIRRPQSRSRDTAGS; encoded by the coding sequence ATGGACAAGCGGTACGAGGTCTACTGTCTGGCCGACAGATTCTTCTACGAGACCCCGGACCGGCTGTCGTCCACGGGCACCCGAAGCGGTGCCCGAGAGTTCCCCGCCGCCCAGCGCCCGGTGCCCGAAGGATGGCGCTCCGCACGCTCCGGCGACTGGCTCTCCTTCGTCCCGCTCGACGACGAGGGAACCCCGCTCCCCACGCCCCAGCAGGGCTGGAAGATCCACGTCTCCGCCACCCTGGAGAACGCCGACCGGATCGCGGCCCTCGTGTGGGACCACTGCGTGCCGCGCTCGGTCCCCTTCAAGTTCGTGCCCGCCAAGCACCTGCTGCACCTGCGCAACAGCAAGTACGCGGGCCGCGACATGAGCGGCAAGTTCGCCACCGTCTACCCGGCCGACGAGACTCAACTCCACGAGCTTCTCGATGAGTTGGGCAAGCTCCTCGAAGGGTTCGAAGGCCCTTACATCCTCACCGACCTGCGCTGGGAGCAGGGGCCGCTGTACGTCAGGTACGGCGCGTTCACCCGCCGCATGTGCGACGACGGCAAGGGCACCCTCGTGCCCGCCGTCGAGGACGGTGAAGGGCAGCTCGTGCCGGACGACCGCGGCCCCGCCTTCAAGGTCCCCGCGTGGGTGACGCTGCCCGACTTCCTCGAACCCGCGCTGGCCGCGCGCAACACGACGACCGTCGGCGACCTGCCGTACCGCATCGAGAAGGCCCTGCACTTCTCCAACGGCGGCGGGGTCTACGCGGGCACCGACACCCGCGACGGCAGCAAGGTCGTCCTCAAGGAGGGCCGCCCGCACGCGGGCCTCGCCTCCGACGGCGCCGACGCCGTGGCCCGCCTCGAACGCGAGCGGGACGCCCTGGAGAAGCTCTCCGGGCTCGGCGTCGCACCCGAGGTGCGCGACTGGTTCCTCCTCGGCGAACACCGCTTCCTCGTCATGGACTTCCTGGAGGGCTCCACCCTCAACTCCTTCTTCGCCCACCGGCACCCGCTCTGTACCAGCGAGCCGGACGCCGCCGACATCTCGGAGTACACGGCCTGGGCGCTGCGCATGCACAGGGCCGTCGAGGAAGCCGTCGCCGCCGTGCACGAGCGGGGCGTCGTCTTCAACGACCTGCACCTGTTCAACATCATGGTCGCGCCCGACGAACAGTCCGTATCGCTCCTCGACTTCGAGGCCGCTGCGGCCGTCGGCGACCAGGGGCGCCAGATCGTCGCGCACCCCGGATTCCTCGCGCCGCCGGACCGCACGGGCGTCGACGTCGACCGCTACGCACTGGCCTGTCTGCGGCTCGCCCTCTTCCTGCCGATCACCACGCTGCTCTCCATAGACCGGGGCAAGGCCGCGCACTTCGCGCAGGTGATCGCCACCGAATTCCCCGACGTGCCCGCCGAGTTCCTGGCCGAGGCCGTGGCCGAGATCGACCGCGGCGCACCGGGCGGGGACGCCGGGGCCGTCGGGGACGAGCGGGCGCCGGTCCGCGAAGCGGGAGACACGGAGGCCCTGGAGAACGGCCTTCCGGAGGGGGGCGGGACCGGCGCCGCCAGGCCCGCGGCCCGGGCGGCCGCTCCACTGGTCGACCCGGCCGACTGGCCCTACAGCCGCGACTCGATGGTCAAGGCCATCCTCGCGTCCGCCACCCCCGAGCGCGACGACCGGCTCTTCCCCGGCGACATCTCGCAGTTCGCCGAAGGCGGCGGGCTCGGCCTCGCGCACGGCGCCGCCGGTGTGCTGCTGGCCCTCGCCGAGAGCGGCGCGGAACGGTACGAGGAGGGCGAGCGCTGGCTCCTCAAGCACAGCGAACCCGCCCCGGCGGGAACCCCGTTGGGGCTCCACGACGGACTCGCGGGCATCGCCCACGTACTCGACAGGCTAGGCCACCGCGAGCGCGCGCTCGACCTGACGGAGCTCATCCTCCAGGAGCGCTGGCAGCGGCTCCCCTCCGACCTGTACGGCGGCCTCGCCGGACTCGGCCTCGCCCTCGACTCCCTCGCGCAGAGCACCGGCGAGCGCACGCTCGGCCAGTACGCGCTGCGCGCCGCCGAACTGCTCGGCGAACGGCTCACCGCCGAGGAACCGCCGAACGGCGGCCGACGCAGGGCCGGACTGCTGCGCGGCGCCACCGGGCCCGCCCTGCTCTTCCTGCGGCTGTACGAGCGAGGCGGCGACCCCGCCCTCCTGGACCTCGCCGCCCGCGCCCTGCGCGCGGACCTCGACCAGTGCGTGACCCAGCCGCGGGACGGCAGCCTCGCCGTGAACGAGGGCTGGCGCACCATGCCCTACCTCGGCGAAGGCAGCGTCGGCATCGGCATGGTCATCGACGACTACCTCACGCACCGGGACGACGAACGGTTCGAGGCGGCCCGCCCCGGCATCCTGGCCGCGGCGAACTCGCGCTTCTGCGTGCAGCCAGGGCTGTTCCAGGGACGGGCCGGACTCCTCCTGCACGTCAACCGCAGCACCACACCGGGCATCACACCCGAGGACGTGGCCGCGCAGATCGAGGAGCTCGGCTGGTTCGCGATGTCGTACGCGGGCCAACTCGCCTTCCCCGGACACCAGATGCTGCGCCTTTCCATGGACCTCAACACCGGGACGGCGGGCTGCCTCCTCGCGCTCGCCACCGCGCTCGGCGACACCGGAGCGCACGTCCCCTTCCTGCCGCCGATCCGGCGGCCCCAGAGCCGGTCCCGCGACACCGCGGGGTCGTGA
- a CDS encoding SapB/AmfS family lanthipeptide — MALLDLQSMESDEMTGGGHGGGGSLASLLLCWSDASIVLCL; from the coding sequence ATGGCACTTCTCGACCTGCAGAGCATGGAATCCGACGAGATGACCGGCGGCGGCCACGGTGGCGGCGGCAGCCTGGCCAGCCTCCTGCTGTGCTGGAGCGACGCGAGCATCGTTCTTTGTCTCTGA